The Deinococcus wulumuqiensis R12 genome has a window encoding:
- a CDS encoding M50 family metallopeptidase: MNVVQGIAAALTPLGLVWTAIIFGVSVFLHELAHYALARVQGVKVNSFSVGMGPVLFRKHWKGTEWRVSLLPLGGYVEIDGMAPEEDAQGKLRQPTRGFAALPAWGKVAVLLAGPLTNLLLALALMTTTFAAQGVPALDRARIESVEAGSRAQTLGLRAGDVIVAIDGQDLPETRRVSGQDVAGYEGVRDALRQAGRHTFTVERAAAGGQVQQRQVAFDWQPTVNGKRQLLGIRYGPDVRRVGVGQAFATSVDTTVRAVPQLVGAFTGLFKKFFTLDISQDQNVSGPIGTAEVISRAAALSPWALVQVATLLNLSLAFFNLLPIPGLDGGRILLVLVGALRGRPLSFQQEQAINFGGFAFVMLLTLFVVVRDVSRFF; this comes from the coding sequence ATGAACGTCGTGCAGGGCATCGCGGCGGCGCTGACTCCGCTGGGGCTGGTGTGGACCGCCATCATCTTCGGGGTTTCGGTCTTTCTGCACGAACTGGCGCACTACGCGCTCGCCCGCGTTCAGGGCGTCAAGGTCAACTCGTTTTCGGTGGGCATGGGGCCGGTGCTGTTCAGGAAACACTGGAAAGGCACCGAGTGGCGCGTTTCTCTCCTTCCACTCGGCGGTTACGTGGAAATCGACGGTATGGCGCCCGAGGAGGACGCGCAGGGCAAGTTGCGCCAGCCCACGCGGGGCTTTGCGGCCCTGCCGGCCTGGGGCAAAGTGGCGGTGCTGCTCGCCGGGCCGCTGACCAACCTGCTGCTCGCGCTGGCGCTGATGACGACCACCTTCGCCGCGCAGGGGGTTCCGGCCCTGGACCGCGCCCGCATCGAGAGTGTGGAGGCGGGGTCACGGGCGCAGACGCTGGGCCTCCGGGCGGGCGACGTGATTGTCGCCATCGACGGTCAGGACCTGCCCGAAACCCGCCGGGTCAGCGGTCAGGACGTGGCCGGCTACGAGGGCGTGCGCGACGCGCTGCGGCAGGCCGGGCGCCACACCTTCACCGTGGAGCGGGCCGCAGCGGGCGGACAGGTGCAGCAGCGTCAGGTCGCTTTCGACTGGCAGCCCACCGTGAACGGAAAGCGGCAACTGCTCGGCATCCGCTACGGCCCCGACGTGCGCCGCGTCGGTGTGGGGCAGGCGTTCGCCACCTCGGTGGACACCACCGTGCGGGCGGTGCCGCAGCTCGTGGGGGCCTTTACCGGCCTGTTCAAGAAGTTCTTCACCCTCGACATCTCGCAGGACCAGAACGTGAGCGGCCCCATCGGGACGGCCGAAGTCATCAGCCGCGCCGCCGCCCTGAGTCCCTGGGCACTGGTGCAGGTGGCGACCCTGCTCAACCTCTCGCTCGCCTTCTTCAACCTCCTGCCGATTCCGGGGCTGGACGGCGGGCGCATTCTGCTCGTGCTGGTGGGGGCACTCCGGGGCCGCCCGCTGAGCTTTCAGCAGGAGCAGGCCATCAACTTCGGGGGCTTCGCCTTCGTGATGCTGCTGACCCTGTTCGTGGTGGTGCGCGACGTGAGCCGGTTTTTCTGA
- a CDS encoding NADH-quinone oxidoreductase subunit A, translating into MLLVGLGIGILAVVVSGLLGPKKATRAKLMAYESGNDPERGGVGTGQRFPVHFYLVAMLFIVFDIETAFFYPLAVAYQKLPQFAFFEAITFVLLLLVGYVYVLKKKVLEWA; encoded by the coding sequence ATGCTGCTGGTCGGGCTGGGTATCGGCATCCTGGCCGTGGTGGTCAGCGGCCTGCTCGGTCCCAAGAAGGCCACCCGCGCCAAGTTGATGGCCTACGAGTCCGGCAACGACCCCGAGCGCGGCGGCGTGGGCACGGGGCAGCGCTTTCCGGTGCATTTCTACCTCGTCGCCATGCTGTTTATCGTCTTCGACATCGAAACGGCGTTCTTTTACCCGCTGGCGGTGGCTTACCAGAAACTGCCGCAGTTCGCCTTTTTCGAGGCCATCACCTTCGTGCTGCTGCTGCTCGTGGGCTACGTCTACGTGCTGAAAAAGAAGGTGCTGGAATGGGCGTGA
- a CDS encoding NuoB/complex I 20 kDa subunit family protein translates to MPLKELIDRDWQELESEGVLFSSLEKLVAWGRSNSLWPATFGLACCAIEMMSSTNARNDMSRFGSEVFRASPRQADVMIVAGRLSKKMAPVMRRVYDQMPDPKWVISMGACASSGGMFNNYAIVQNVDSVVPVDIFVPGCPPRPEALIYAVMQLQKKVRGEAFDQLGQQLPMVDAWTRELR, encoded by the coding sequence ATGCCGCTGAAGGAACTCATCGACCGCGACTGGCAGGAGCTGGAGTCCGAGGGCGTGCTGTTTTCCAGTCTGGAAAAGCTGGTGGCGTGGGGCCGCTCCAACAGCCTGTGGCCCGCGACCTTCGGGCTGGCGTGCTGCGCCATCGAGATGATGAGCAGCACCAACGCCCGCAACGACATGAGCCGCTTCGGGTCCGAGGTGTTCCGGGCGTCTCCCCGGCAGGCCGACGTGATGATTGTGGCGGGGCGCCTGAGCAAGAAGATGGCCCCGGTCATGCGCCGCGTCTACGACCAGATGCCCGACCCCAAATGGGTCATCAGCATGGGCGCGTGCGCGAGTTCGGGCGGCATGTTCAACAACTACGCCATCGTGCAGAACGTGGATAGCGTGGTGCCGGTGGACATCTTCGTGCCCGGCTGCCCGCCCCGCCCCGAAGCCCTGATCTACGCCGTGATGCAGCTTCAGAAGAAAGTGCGCGGTGAGGCGTTCGACCAGCTCGGGCAGCAACTCCCGATGGTGGACGCCTGGACCCGGGAGCTGCGATGA
- a CDS encoding NADH-quinone oxidoreductase subunit C, which translates to MTGPESKPEASLKDLAARSTRRLAESRDVTPLLGELGLQAEGGLEPTATVEAGRLLDTARQLRARGFMLLDIVGVDYTRYPTPRPAPLAVLYSVAHPGDHRRLFLRVWLAEGQEVDSLFSVWKAANYLEREVYDLLGVEFTGHPDLRKVLTPDDLEGHPLRKDFPLGETPTLFRDGRFLDPAAFRAGLSGQQRGLTGYRGELRRGERRREDIVPPLMPEGGPK; encoded by the coding sequence ATGACCGGGCCTGAGAGCAAACCCGAAGCGAGCCTGAAAGACCTGGCGGCCCGCTCGACCCGCCGCTTGGCCGAGAGCCGCGACGTGACCCCGCTGCTGGGCGAACTGGGCTTGCAGGCCGAGGGGGGACTGGAACCCACCGCCACGGTCGAGGCGGGGCGCCTGCTCGACACCGCGCGGCAGCTCCGGGCACGCGGGTTCATGCTGCTCGACATCGTGGGGGTGGACTACACGCGCTATCCCACTCCCCGGCCCGCGCCACTCGCGGTGCTCTACAGCGTCGCGCACCCCGGCGACCACCGCCGCCTGTTCCTGCGGGTGTGGCTGGCGGAAGGTCAGGAGGTGGACAGCCTCTTTTCCGTGTGGAAGGCCGCCAACTACCTGGAGCGCGAGGTGTACGACCTGCTGGGCGTCGAGTTCACCGGGCACCCCGACCTGCGGAAAGTCCTGACGCCCGACGACCTCGAAGGCCACCCGCTGCGCAAGGATTTTCCGCTGGGCGAGACGCCGACGCTGTTTCGTGACGGGCGTTTCCTCGACCCCGCCGCCTTCCGTGCGGGCCTGAGCGGGCAGCAGCGCGGACTGACCGGCTACCGGGGTGAGCTGCGCCGGGGCGAGCGGAGGCGTGAAGACATCGTGCCGCCGCTGATGCCGGAAGGGGGACCGAAATGA
- the nuoD gene encoding NADH dehydrogenase (quinone) subunit D: protein MTAELQPAEGTLLHTEMMSLNVGPQHPSTHGVLRLVVDMDGEYVTRVEPHMGYLHTGFEKTMEHRTYQQNVTYAPRTDYLHSFSHELAYVLSVEKLLGAEVPERANVVRVILHELGRIHSHLVFVGTGLLDLGALTPFFYAFREKETCQDLFESVCGYRMNQGYFRVGGLARDIPDDWPARVEKFLVQMERGAEEYTTLFAANPIFLDRAKGVGVIPADAALDLGLTGPNLRASGVPLDNRKANPYCGFEDYDFNVVTSQDGDSLARFNMRLLEFGESIKIIRQALKKLRPGPVKDPNRKISLPPRHELETSMEAVIHHFKLVTEGFHPPLGETYVPIESARGEVGYYVISDGGSMPYRVKIRAPSFVNLQALEYACVGVQFADLITILATIDPVLGDVDR from the coding sequence ATGACGGCGGAACTTCAGCCCGCAGAGGGCACCCTGCTGCACACCGAAATGATGTCGCTCAACGTCGGCCCGCAGCACCCCTCCACCCACGGCGTGCTGCGGCTGGTGGTGGACATGGACGGCGAGTACGTGACCCGCGTCGAGCCGCACATGGGCTACCTGCACACCGGCTTCGAGAAGACGATGGAGCACCGCACCTACCAGCAGAACGTCACCTACGCGCCGCGCACCGACTACCTGCATTCGTTCTCGCACGAACTGGCCTACGTGCTGAGCGTGGAAAAACTGCTGGGGGCCGAGGTGCCCGAGCGGGCGAACGTGGTCCGGGTGATTCTGCACGAACTCGGGCGCATCCACAGCCACCTCGTGTTCGTGGGGACCGGCCTGCTCGACCTCGGGGCGCTGACGCCGTTCTTCTATGCCTTCCGCGAGAAGGAAACGTGCCAGGACCTGTTCGAGTCGGTGTGCGGCTACCGCATGAACCAGGGGTACTTCCGGGTGGGGGGGCTGGCCCGCGACATTCCCGACGACTGGCCTGCGCGCGTCGAGAAATTCCTGGTGCAAATGGAGCGCGGCGCGGAGGAGTACACCACCCTCTTCGCCGCCAACCCGATTTTTCTGGACCGGGCCAAAGGGGTGGGGGTCATTCCGGCGGACGCCGCCCTCGACCTGGGGCTGACCGGGCCGAACCTGCGGGCCTCGGGCGTGCCGCTCGACAACCGCAAGGCCAACCCCTACTGCGGCTTCGAGGACTACGACTTCAACGTGGTCACCAGTCAGGACGGCGACAGCCTCGCCCGCTTCAACATGCGCCTGCTGGAATTCGGCGAAAGCATCAAAATCATTCGTCAGGCGCTGAAAAAGCTCAGGCCGGGGCCGGTCAAAGACCCCAACCGCAAAATCAGCCTGCCGCCGCGCCACGAACTCGAAACCAGCATGGAAGCGGTCATTCACCACTTCAAGCTGGTCACGGAAGGCTTTCACCCGCCGCTGGGCGAGACGTATGTGCCTATCGAGTCCGCACGCGGCGAGGTCGGCTACTACGTGATTTCGGACGGCGGTTCGATGCCCTACCGCGTCAAGATTCGTGCGCCGAGTTTCGTCAACCTGCAAGCCCTGGAATACGCCTGCGTGGGCGTGCAGTTTGCCGACCTGATCACCATTCTGGCGACCATCGACCCGGTGCTGGGGGATGTGGACCGGTGA
- the nuoE gene encoding NADH-quinone oxidoreductase subunit NuoE, whose amino-acid sequence MSYFADKQELVADIFSRYPDTPQGKRSALMPLLREVQDAEGFVSAPRMAEIAGLCGTTATEVRSVMSFYSTYHTVPTGKYHLQVCSTLMCALAGSDALWDELVTRLDVQPGEVTPDGRFSVQKVECLGSCGTAPVVQLNDEGFYERVGPARLAELLAALRTDHKPATDHPVPVPIGEGGRQSTAKGVTVGGSVRDLTPLAASGGGAP is encoded by the coding sequence TTGAGTTACTTCGCAGACAAACAAGAGTTGGTCGCCGACATCTTTTCGCGCTACCCCGACACGCCGCAGGGCAAACGCTCGGCGCTGATGCCGCTGCTGCGTGAGGTGCAGGACGCCGAGGGCTTCGTGTCGGCGCCGCGCATGGCCGAAATCGCTGGGCTGTGCGGCACCACCGCCACCGAGGTCCGAAGTGTGATGAGCTTTTACTCGACCTACCACACGGTGCCGACCGGCAAGTATCACCTTCAGGTGTGCAGCACGCTGATGTGTGCGCTCGCCGGGTCCGATGCGCTGTGGGACGAACTGGTCACGCGGCTGGACGTGCAGCCCGGCGAGGTAACGCCCGACGGACGCTTCAGCGTGCAGAAGGTCGAATGCCTGGGGAGCTGCGGCACCGCGCCCGTCGTGCAGCTGAACGACGAGGGCTTTTACGAGCGCGTCGGCCCGGCGCGGCTGGCCGAACTGCTGGCGGCGCTGCGGACGGACCACAAACCCGCCACCGACCACCCGGTGCCGGTGCCCATCGGTGAGGGCGGACGGCAAAGTACCGCGAAAGGCGTGACCGTCGGCGGCTCGGTGCGTGACCTGACGCCGCTCGCCGCTTCCGGTGGAGGCGCCCCATGA
- the nuoF gene encoding NADH-quinone oxidoreductase subunit NuoF, protein MTAPTGTAPTAEKPITSALDHRFAPTLYAQVGQPQSWTLDAYRRGGGYQGVQRAFALGPDAVIEEVKKSGLRGRGGAGFATGLKWSFMPLNDGKPHYVICNADESEPGTFKDRYLMSEDPHQLIEGMMIGGYAMRAAQGYVYIRGEYVLAAERLWAAIHEARAAGLLGENILGSGFDFDIQVHRGAGAYICGEETALMNSLEGLRANPRLKPPFPAAAGLYGLPTTINNVETFCAATHILKYGAEWHAGMGTERSKGMKLFQISGPVARPGVYELPLGTPFRELIYDWAGGPAEPVKAIIPGGISCQLLKWSEAILDTPMDYESLAAAGSSLGTGGVTLIPESVSIVDTTWNAVRFYGHESCGKCTPCREGISGWMVKMYEKLVRGHGQPGDTALILDMADNIGGRSFCALADACMGPVLSSIKLFREEYDAAERGEVRRTLAGRWRDA, encoded by the coding sequence ATGACCGCGCCCACCGGAACCGCGCCCACTGCCGAAAAGCCGATTACCAGTGCGCTCGACCACCGCTTCGCGCCCACGCTGTACGCGCAGGTGGGGCAGCCACAAAGCTGGACGCTGGACGCCTACCGCCGGGGCGGGGGCTACCAGGGCGTGCAGCGGGCCTTTGCCCTCGGCCCCGACGCCGTCATCGAGGAAGTCAAGAAGTCCGGCCTGCGCGGACGCGGCGGTGCGGGCTTCGCCACCGGGCTGAAGTGGTCATTCATGCCGCTGAACGACGGCAAACCGCATTACGTCATCTGCAACGCCGACGAGTCCGAGCCGGGCACCTTCAAAGACCGCTACCTGATGTCGGAAGACCCCCACCAGCTCATCGAAGGGATGATGATTGGCGGGTACGCGATGCGGGCGGCTCAGGGCTATGTCTACATTCGCGGCGAGTACGTGCTGGCCGCCGAGCGCCTCTGGGCCGCCATTCACGAAGCGAGGGCGGCGGGGCTGCTGGGGGAAAATATCCTCGGCAGCGGCTTCGACTTCGACATTCAGGTTCACCGGGGCGCGGGCGCGTACATCTGCGGGGAGGAAACCGCGCTGATGAACTCGCTGGAGGGCCTGCGGGCCAATCCCCGCCTCAAGCCGCCGTTTCCCGCCGCCGCCGGGCTGTACGGCCTGCCGACCACCATCAACAACGTCGAGACCTTCTGCGCCGCGACCCACATCCTCAAGTACGGGGCCGAGTGGCACGCGGGCATGGGCACCGAGCGCAGCAAGGGCATGAAGCTGTTTCAGATTTCCGGCCCCGTCGCTCGGCCCGGCGTGTACGAACTGCCGCTGGGCACGCCGTTTCGTGAGCTGATCTACGACTGGGCGGGCGGCCCCGCCGAACCCGTCAAGGCGATTATTCCGGGCGGGATTTCCTGCCAGCTCCTGAAGTGGTCCGAGGCCATTTTGGACACCCCGATGGACTACGAATCGCTGGCGGCGGCGGGCAGCTCCCTGGGCACCGGGGGCGTGACCCTGATTCCCGAGTCGGTGTCCATCGTGGACACGACCTGGAACGCGGTGCGCTTTTACGGGCACGAGTCGTGCGGCAAATGCACCCCCTGCCGCGAAGGAATTTCGGGCTGGATGGTCAAGATGTACGAAAAACTGGTGCGCGGGCACGGGCAACCCGGTGACACGGCATTGATTCTGGACATGGCCGACAACATCGGCGGGCGCTCGTTTTGCGCGCTGGCCGACGCCTGCATGGGGCCGGTGCTGAGCAGCATCAAGCTCTTCCGCGAGGAGTACGACGCCGCCGAACGCGGTGAAGTGCGCCGGACGCTGGCGGGGCGCTGGAGGGACGCATGA
- the nuoG gene encoding NADH-quinone oxidoreductase subunit NuoG: protein MKVTVDGIPLDLPAGTSGIDAVFAAGRDVPYFCAHSYLSPVGACRMCLVEAGTPRKGKDGELEKDENGEVKIFYFPKPMASCTMQATEGMHIKTAATSEVVAKSQAGMMEFTLINHPLDCPTCDKGGACELQDRAFEYGYGASRFGFDRRHADKHYPLSDFVILDQERCIHCKRCVRYFEEVPGQEVLDFIERGGHTFIDTQEGGLPTGFSGNITDICPVGALLDNVARFRGRNWEYDHTPTTCTLCPVGCAITVDARNGRLERIVGRENRDVNEMWICDAGRFGHSFASEGRLTRPLIREDGKLREADWDEAMAAMNRGLAGVHPSHLGLFVAADSTLEEGVALERLAAQLGTGNVDHWPRYAAQLTAPTATLTDVAQADAVVVIGADLGEEAPVVELRILEALRGGILPTEFDHGTAIADLRLTERPARTPEKLAVIGRESGLWRHAGIRAASNGHNAVARLLRPDTDELRAALALLEGAKQPVVILGADVLGSGTEALAAQVSELASRTGAKVLAIPAGANSAGLAALGLLPRDGAAGYAGLGDAPAAFLSRLDPVGQGLGLPRGFTVVHDTHLTETAKRADVVLPAVTNYEKRGTTVNLEGRFLALEQAALEAGEGADLIRTLTALAGALGVRPGVRGLKSAQAALHERLGVRVDGLPERGALNLNVTRAAAPAGVPYTPQLWKPRMRPVTREGETWVERTRQLVEEKWALPMYVPQPVQPGGDD, encoded by the coding sequence GTGAAAGTTACCGTAGACGGAATCCCCCTCGACCTCCCGGCGGGCACCTCCGGCATCGACGCCGTGTTCGCCGCCGGGCGGGACGTGCCGTATTTCTGCGCCCACTCGTACCTCTCGCCCGTCGGGGCGTGCCGCATGTGTCTGGTCGAGGCCGGAACGCCGCGCAAGGGCAAGGACGGCGAACTGGAAAAGGACGAGAACGGCGAAGTCAAGATTTTCTACTTCCCCAAGCCGATGGCGTCTTGCACCATGCAGGCCACCGAAGGGATGCACATCAAGACCGCCGCGACGAGTGAAGTGGTCGCCAAGTCGCAGGCGGGCATGATGGAATTTACGCTCATCAACCACCCGCTCGACTGCCCCACCTGCGACAAGGGCGGCGCGTGCGAGTTGCAAGACCGCGCCTTCGAGTACGGCTACGGCGCGAGTCGCTTCGGCTTCGACCGCCGCCACGCCGACAAGCACTACCCGCTCTCGGACTTCGTGATTCTCGACCAGGAGCGCTGCATTCACTGCAAACGCTGCGTGCGTTACTTCGAGGAAGTGCCGGGCCAGGAAGTGCTCGACTTTATCGAGCGTGGCGGGCACACCTTCATCGACACCCAGGAAGGCGGGCTGCCCACCGGCTTTTCGGGCAACATCACCGACATCTGCCCGGTGGGGGCCTTGCTCGACAACGTGGCCCGCTTCCGGGGCCGCAACTGGGAGTACGACCACACGCCGACCACCTGCACGCTCTGCCCCGTCGGGTGCGCGATTACCGTGGACGCCCGCAACGGACGCCTGGAGCGCATCGTGGGCCGCGAAAACCGCGACGTGAACGAGATGTGGATTTGTGACGCCGGGCGCTTCGGGCACTCCTTTGCCAGCGAAGGCCGCCTGACCCGCCCGCTGATTCGGGAGGACGGCAAGCTGCGCGAGGCCGACTGGGACGAGGCGATGGCGGCCATGAACCGTGGGCTGGCCGGCGTTCACCCCTCGCACCTCGGTCTGTTCGTCGCCGCCGATTCCACCCTGGAAGAAGGCGTGGCGCTCGAACGGCTGGCCGCGCAGCTCGGGACGGGCAACGTGGACCATTGGCCGCGCTACGCCGCGCAGCTCACCGCGCCCACCGCCACGCTGACCGACGTGGCCCAGGCCGACGCGGTGGTGGTCATCGGGGCCGACCTGGGCGAAGAAGCGCCGGTGGTGGAGTTGCGCATTCTCGAAGCCCTGCGCGGCGGCATTTTGCCCACCGAGTTCGACCACGGCACGGCGATTGCCGACCTGCGCCTCACGGAGCGTCCCGCCCGCACGCCGGAAAAGCTGGCGGTCATCGGGCGCGAGTCGGGCCTCTGGCGTCACGCCGGGATTCGGGCCGCGTCCAACGGTCACAACGCCGTCGCCCGGCTGCTGCGGCCCGACACCGACGAATTGCGCGCGGCGCTGGCGTTGCTGGAAGGCGCCAAGCAGCCGGTGGTCATCCTCGGCGCCGACGTGCTGGGCAGCGGAACGGAGGCGCTGGCCGCGCAGGTCAGCGAACTGGCGAGCCGCACCGGGGCGAAGGTGCTGGCGATTCCGGCGGGGGCCAACAGCGCCGGGCTGGCCGCGCTGGGGCTGCTGCCACGTGACGGAGCCGCCGGGTACGCGGGCCTGGGTGACGCGCCTGCCGCCTTCCTCAGCCGCCTGGACCCGGTGGGGCAGGGGCTGGGCCTGCCGCGCGGCTTTACCGTCGTCCACGACACCCACCTGACCGAAACGGCGAAACGGGCCGACGTGGTGCTGCCTGCCGTGACGAACTATGAAAAGCGCGGCACGACGGTCAACCTCGAAGGCCGGTTCCTGGCACTGGAGCAAGCGGCGCTGGAAGCGGGCGAGGGGGCCGACCTGATTCGCACTCTCACCGCGCTGGCGGGGGCGCTGGGCGTGCGGCCCGGGGTGCGCGGGCTGAAGTCGGCGCAGGCGGCCTTGCACGAGCGGCTGGGCGTGCGGGTGGACGGGTTGCCGGAGCGGGGAGCGCTGAACCTGAACGTGACCCGCGCCGCCGCGCCCGCAGGGGTGCCGTACACGCCGCAGCTCTGGAAACCCCGGATGCGCCCGGTGACGCGGGAAGGCGAAACCTGGGTCGAGCGCACCCGGCAACTCGTGGAGGAAAAGTGGGCGCTGCCGATGTACGTTCCCCAGCCCGTCCAACCCGGAGGTGACGACTGA
- the nuoH gene encoding NADH-quinone oxidoreductase subunit NuoH, translating into MPDWLSALLVTLLKAVLVALALLTAFAYMTLIERRLLGRIQLRPGPNRVGPLGLLQPLADAIKSIFKEDVTVTLADKLVYTLAPILAIGMALTAFGGIPAGPPGSLFGTDPWVYNLDAGVLALLALTSMGVYGIFLGGWASGSKYPMLGSLRSSAQMISYELGMGLSILGLLMLVGSTNFLDIVEWQAGAQGHGWLILFQVFAFALFLVSSFAEVNRTPFDLPEAEQELVAGYLTEYSSIKWALFQMAEYVNIMTASALMSTLFFGGYRGPGFLEGVIPGISSWPLVWLIAKIAFFMFLFIWVRATLPRLRYDQLMRLGWKLTLPLALLNTVAVAAVLAFVPPEGLLGIPRLWLLGAVSLLLLLILFAASDAVRGLWNAPALRQGDKRVPGRTLGGD; encoded by the coding sequence ATGCCCGACTGGCTTTCCGCGCTGCTCGTGACGCTGCTCAAGGCGGTGCTGGTCGCACTCGCGCTGCTCACGGCCTTCGCTTACATGACCCTCATCGAGCGCCGCTTGCTGGGCCGCATTCAGCTGCGCCCCGGACCCAACCGGGTGGGGCCGCTCGGACTGCTGCAACCGCTGGCCGACGCCATCAAGAGCATTTTCAAGGAGGACGTGACCGTCACTCTGGCCGACAAGCTGGTGTATACCCTCGCGCCGATTCTGGCCATCGGCATGGCGCTGACCGCGTTCGGGGGGATTCCGGCGGGGCCGCCCGGCAGTCTGTTCGGCACCGACCCCTGGGTGTACAACCTCGACGCGGGGGTGCTGGCGCTGCTGGCGCTGACCTCCATGGGGGTGTACGGCATCTTTCTCGGTGGCTGGGCGTCAGGGTCCAAGTACCCGATGCTGGGGTCGCTGCGGTCCTCGGCGCAGATGATTTCCTACGAACTCGGCATGGGCCTGAGCATTCTGGGCCTGCTGATGCTGGTGGGCAGCACCAACTTCCTCGACATCGTGGAGTGGCAGGCGGGCGCCCAGGGCCACGGCTGGCTGATTCTGTTTCAGGTGTTCGCCTTCGCGCTGTTTCTGGTCAGCAGCTTCGCCGAAGTCAACCGCACCCCCTTCGACCTGCCCGAAGCCGAGCAGGAACTCGTGGCGGGCTACCTCACCGAGTATTCGTCCATCAAGTGGGCGCTGTTTCAGATGGCCGAGTACGTCAACATCATGACCGCCTCGGCGCTGATGAGCACGCTGTTTTTCGGCGGCTACCGGGGGCCGGGCTTTCTGGAAGGGGTGATTCCCGGCATCAGCTCGTGGCCGCTGGTGTGGCTGATCGCCAAAATCGCTTTTTTCATGTTCCTGTTCATCTGGGTCCGCGCCACGCTGCCCCGCCTGCGCTACGACCAGCTCATGCGCCTGGGCTGGAAACTGACGCTGCCGCTCGCGCTGCTCAACACCGTGGCGGTGGCGGCGGTTCTCGCCTTCGTGCCTCCTGAAGGGCTGCTCGGCATTCCCCGGCTGTGGCTACTCGGCGCGGTCAGCCTGCTCTTGCTGCTGATTCTGTTTGCCGCCAGCGACGCGGTGCGCGGCCTGTGGAACGCGCCCGCCCTGCGCCAAGGGGACAAACGGGTGCCGGGCCGCACACTGGGGGGCGACTGA
- the nuoI gene encoding NADH-quinone oxidoreductase subunit NuoI: MGVLDIAKGMGVTLGKLFQKPLTVSYPEERATLQPRFRGRHVLTRHPAARPGELGLEKCIGCSLCAAACPAYAIYVEAAENDPHNPVSPGERYAKVYEINMLRCIFCGLCEEACPTGAVVLGNEFEMADYRSRDFVYGKEDMLVGVTGSRPQRREALGSGKPVRLGFQVEGGPRAELEGVDYP, translated from the coding sequence ATGGGTGTCCTTGACATCGCCAAAGGCATGGGCGTGACCCTCGGCAAGCTGTTTCAAAAGCCCCTGACCGTCAGTTATCCCGAGGAGCGGGCCACCTTGCAGCCGCGCTTCCGGGGCCGCCATGTGCTGACCCGTCACCCCGCTGCACGCCCCGGCGAGCTGGGACTGGAAAAGTGCATCGGCTGCTCGCTGTGCGCCGCCGCCTGCCCCGCCTACGCCATCTACGTGGAAGCCGCCGAGAACGACCCGCATAACCCCGTCAGCCCCGGCGAGCGCTACGCCAAGGTCTACGAAATCAACATGCTGCGCTGCATCTTCTGCGGCCTGTGCGAGGAAGCCTGTCCGACGGGCGCGGTGGTGCTGGGCAACGAGTTCGAGATGGCCGATTACCGCTCGCGTGACTTCGTGTACGGCAAGGAAGACATGCTGGTCGGCGTGACCGGCAGTCGCCCGCAGCGCCGCGAGGCTCTGGGGTCGGGCAAACCCGTGCGGCTGGGCTTTCAGGTGGAAGGCGGCCCCCGCGCCGAACTGGAAGGAGTGGACTACCCATGA
- a CDS encoding NADH-quinone oxidoreductase subunit J, giving the protein MMLAFILLGALAIAGGILTIAARNAVHAALGLVGTLISVAGLFASMSASFLAATQVIVYAGAIMVLFLFVIMLLGANQPLTAKDPLPFVGPLGAIAALLLAGGFVALALTYQDPRPLAESVQALRGGSAGAVGETLLTRFLLPFEAVSILLLVAIVGSVALVQRPVPQPDGVTDEAANELAPAAGRAWREGKAAALSSEPLKERA; this is encoded by the coding sequence ATGATGCTGGCTTTTATCCTGCTGGGCGCACTCGCCATTGCTGGGGGCATCCTGACCATCGCGGCGAGGAACGCGGTTCACGCGGCGCTGGGACTGGTCGGCACCCTCATCAGCGTGGCGGGGCTGTTCGCGTCCATGAGCGCGTCGTTTCTGGCGGCGACCCAGGTGATCGTGTACGCCGGGGCCATCATGGTGCTGTTTCTCTTCGTCATCATGCTGCTGGGGGCCAACCAGCCCTTGACCGCCAAAGACCCGCTGCCCTTTGTCGGGCCGCTGGGGGCCATCGCCGCGCTGCTGCTCGCGGGCGGTTTCGTGGCGCTGGCGCTGACCTATCAGGACCCCCGTCCGCTGGCCGAAAGCGTGCAGGCGCTGCGCGGCGGCTCGGCGGGCGCGGTGGGCGAAACGCTGCTCACCCGCTTCCTGCTGCCCTTTGAAGCCGTGAGCATCCTGCTTCTGGTCGCCATCGTCGGTTCGGTGGCCCTGGTGCAGCGGCCCGTACCCCAGCCCGACGGCGTGACCGACGAAGCCGCAAACGAACTGGCCCCCGCTGCCGGGCGGGCCTGGCGCGAAGGGAAAGCGGCGGCGCTGAGCAGCGAACCCCTCAAGGAGCGTGCCTGA